In a genomic window of Punica granatum isolate Tunisia-2019 chromosome 6, ASM765513v2, whole genome shotgun sequence:
- the LOC116212142 gene encoding uncharacterized protein LOC116212142: MSQEDSGGHEQSSGGPDQSTIIRAMQQQFERMNMVLNTINDRLERHDERIDLLRQAPNQQPRRNNNRQPAPTTDPFDGHEERSYDDEDDARAIPIFTSNGKGGLNWFLIVTNYSEEKKVKLAAVAFTDYAIVWWDQLTVSRRRNGERPIDNWEGMKAVMRRRFVPSHYYRDLYLKLQNLKQGSKTVEEYHKEMEIAMIRANVEEDREATMARFISGLNREIANIVELHHYVELEELVHMAMKVERQLKKGGRSSSRFESSNSNSKWTSKFEGAGPKWTGSKQEEKAKGNKPATKPSSDSKERDADIPPFEISILDDPGFDSISLLLGSTTDSTGFTSLVPRLGSPQIGPGLESRHVSTR; the protein is encoded by the exons ATGTCGCAAGAAGATAGCGGGGGACATGAGCAAAGTAGTGGAGGGCCTGATCAAAGCACAATTATTCGAGCTATGCAACAACAATTTGAGCGAATGAACATGGTGCTCAATACGATTAATGACCGGTTGGAGAGGCATGATGAGCGGATTGACCTGTTGCGACAAGCTCCCAATCAACAACCAAGGAGGAACAATAACCGACAACCAGCACCTACTACTGATCCATTTGATGGCCACGAGGAGAGATCctatgatgatgaggatgat GCAAGAGCGATCCCGATATTTACATCGAATGGGAAAGGAGGGTTGAACTGGTTTTTGATTGTCACAAACTACTCCGAGGAGAAGAAGGTGAAGCTTGCAGCTGTGGCATTCACCGACTATGCCATagtttggtgggatcaattgacGGTGAGTAGACGCCGAAATGGAGAGCGACCTATTGACAATTGGGAGGGCATGAAAGCTGTCATGCGGAGGAGGTTTGTCCCATCCCATTACTACCGGGATTTATACTTGAAGCTGCAGAATCTTAAGCAAGGGTCTAAGACCGTGGAGGAGtaccacaaggagatggagattGCCATGATTCGCGCCAATGTTGAGGAGGATCGAGAGGCAACCATGGCTCGGTTCATTAGTGGacttaatcgggagattgccaataTTGTGGAGCTCCACCATTATGTGGAGCTTGAAGAATTGGTGCACATGGctatgaaggttgagaggcaacTCAAGAAGGGGGGACGATCGTCATCCAGGTTCGAATCCTCTAATTCGAATTCGAAGTGGACTTCCAAGTTTGAAGGGGCTGGACCTAAATGGACTGGTTcgaagcaagaggagaaggcCAAGGGAAACAAGCCCGCAACCAAGCCATCATCTGATTCTAAGGAGAGGGATGCCGATATTCCACCTTtcgaaatctctatcttggacGATCCGGGATTTGATTCCATATCATTGTTGCTGGGTTCCACGACGGATTCGACGGGGTTCACATcactcgtgccccgactcgggtcccctcaaattgggcccggactcgagtcaaggcacgtgagtactcgctag